One region of Sphingomonas abietis genomic DNA includes:
- the cydB gene encoding cytochrome d ubiquinol oxidase subunit II, giving the protein MFDYEVLRLIWWALLGVLLIGFALTDGYDLGVAALLPWVARTDTERRMVINSVAPNWEGNQVWFILGGGAIFAAWPFVYAVSFSGFYLAMFVVLAAFILRPVGFKYRSKRPDPAWRTRWDYALFVGGFVPALVFGVAVGNVLSGAPFRLDSDLRTFYEGSFLGLFTPFTLLCGLLSVAMLVVHGSAWIAIRTEHGPVNDRARRFGTIAAIASILLFAIGWAFVAYGDLGFRIAGPVDPFGPSNPMRTTSAASAGAWLANYGTYRWMTIAPVLGFAGALFALIGINRRQETLALAGSSASALGIIATVGLSMFPFILPSSIDAHSSLTVWNASSSEKTLGIMLFVTVVLLPIVLAYTAWAFRVMWSRITSDDVRTNPDFY; this is encoded by the coding sequence ATGTTCGACTATGAAGTCCTTCGCCTGATCTGGTGGGCGCTGCTCGGCGTCCTGCTGATCGGCTTCGCCCTCACCGACGGCTATGATCTCGGCGTCGCGGCGCTGCTGCCCTGGGTGGCGCGCACCGACACCGAGCGCCGGATGGTGATCAACAGCGTCGCTCCCAATTGGGAGGGCAACCAGGTGTGGTTCATCCTCGGCGGCGGCGCGATCTTCGCGGCGTGGCCGTTCGTCTACGCGGTCAGCTTCTCCGGCTTCTACCTTGCCATGTTCGTGGTGCTGGCCGCCTTCATCCTGCGGCCGGTCGGCTTCAAATATCGCTCGAAGCGGCCCGATCCGGCATGGCGCACCCGCTGGGACTATGCGCTGTTCGTCGGCGGCTTCGTGCCGGCGCTGGTGTTCGGCGTCGCCGTCGGCAACGTCCTCTCGGGTGCGCCCTTCCGCCTCGATAGCGATCTGCGAACCTTCTACGAGGGCAGCTTCCTCGGGCTGTTCACGCCGTTCACCCTGCTGTGCGGGCTGCTCTCGGTAGCGATGCTGGTGGTGCATGGATCGGCCTGGATCGCGATCCGTACCGAGCATGGCCCGGTCAATGACCGCGCCCGCCGCTTCGGCACGATCGCGGCGATCGCCTCGATCCTGCTGTTCGCGATCGGCTGGGCGTTCGTCGCCTATGGCGATCTCGGCTTCCGGATCGCCGGCCCGGTCGATCCGTTCGGCCCGTCCAATCCGATGCGGACGACCAGCGCGGCGAGCGCGGGGGCATGGCTCGCCAATTACGGCACCTATCGGTGGATGACGATCGCGCCGGTGCTGGGTTTCGCAGGCGCGCTGTTCGCGCTGATCGGCATCAACCGGCGGCAGGAGACGCTGGCGCTGGCGGGATCGTCCGCCTCGGCGCTGGGGATCATCGCGACGGTCGGCCTGTCGATGTTCCCGTTCATCCTGCCGTCGAGCATCGACGCCCATTCCAGCCTGACCGTCTGGAACGCCTCGTCGAGCGAGAAGACGCTGGGGATCATGCTGTTCGTGACCGTCGTGCTGCTGCCGATCGTGCTGGCCTACACCGCCTGGGCGTTCAGGGTGATGTGGAGCCGGATCACCAGCGACGATGTCCGCACCAACCCCGATTTCTACTGA
- a CDS encoding group II truncated hemoglobin, which translates to MTTTTPPATAAKPPSLFDRIGGEAGARLLADRFYDLMEQQPEYAELRAMHAPDLAPMRVSLTQFLSAWLGGPRTWFEERPGACIMSAHRSMDVSRETARQWLHAMSRAMVETAVEPDLGQQMQQAMTRMGSAMIVR; encoded by the coding sequence ATGACGACCACCACGCCGCCCGCCACCGCCGCGAAGCCGCCCAGCCTGTTCGATCGGATCGGCGGCGAGGCGGGTGCCCGCCTGTTGGCCGATCGCTTCTACGATCTGATGGAGCAGCAGCCCGAATATGCCGAACTGCGCGCGATGCACGCGCCGGACCTCGCGCCCATGCGGGTATCGCTGACGCAATTCCTGTCGGCGTGGCTGGGCGGCCCGCGGACATGGTTCGAGGAGCGGCCGGGTGCCTGCATCATGTCCGCCCACCGCAGCATGGACGTCTCGCGCGAGACGGCGCGGCAATGGCTTCATGCGATGAGCCGGGCGATGGTCGAAACCGCGGTGGAGCCGGACCTCGGCCAGCAGATGCAACAGGCGATGACCCGCATGGGCAGCGCGATGATCGTCCGGTGA
- the cydX gene encoding cytochrome bd-I oxidase subunit CydX, with product MWYFTWILGLGLAVGFGVLNGIWYEFDQPAEEGGDAPDHH from the coding sequence ATGTGGTATTTCACCTGGATATTGGGCCTGGGCCTCGCCGTCGGCTTCGGTGTCCTCAACGGCATCTGGTATGAATTCGATCAGCCGGCCGAAGAGGGCGGTGACGCGCCCGACCACCACTGA
- a CDS encoding sterol desaturase family protein, translated as MSRVEKADGERFWRRSHHLDKMTFRDLVVAYFQYPGILTYLGLVVACVAIFLWRPATPRATLATIALIVLAYPLIWYSLHRWLLHCHWMFKVRPLAGIWKRIHYDHHQDPHHLEVLFGALYTTLPTLLIVSALPGYLIGGTGGAAAGFATGILVTCFYEFFHCIQHLAYKPRVKWLAVMKVRHVEHHFHDEDGNFGITNFAWDRLFGTLYARADRPKSATVFNLGYTAEMARRYPWVARRSTGAAAGRARPRHR; from the coding sequence ATGAGCAGAGTAGAAAAAGCAGATGGCGAGCGCTTCTGGCGGCGGTCGCATCATCTCGACAAGATGACGTTCCGCGATCTGGTGGTCGCCTATTTCCAATATCCTGGCATCCTGACCTATCTCGGCCTGGTGGTCGCCTGCGTCGCGATCTTCCTGTGGCGGCCGGCGACGCCGCGCGCGACGCTCGCCACGATCGCACTGATCGTGCTCGCCTATCCGCTGATCTGGTATTCGTTGCACCGCTGGCTGCTGCACTGCCACTGGATGTTCAAGGTGCGGCCGCTCGCGGGCATCTGGAAGCGGATCCATTATGATCATCACCAGGATCCGCATCATCTCGAAGTGCTGTTCGGCGCGCTCTACACGACGCTGCCGACCCTGCTGATCGTGTCGGCGCTGCCCGGCTATCTGATCGGCGGCACCGGCGGTGCGGCGGCGGGCTTCGCGACCGGCATCCTCGTCACCTGCTTCTACGAATTCTTCCACTGCATCCAGCACCTCGCCTACAAGCCGCGGGTGAAATGGCTGGCGGTGATGAAGGTCCGCCATGTGGAACATCATTTTCACGACGAGGACGGCAATTTCGGCATCACCAATTTCGCGTGGGACCGCCTGTTCGGCACGCTCTATGCGCGCGCCGACCGGCCGAAGAGCGCGACGGTGTTCAACCTCGGCTATACCGCCGAGATGGCCCGCCGCTATCCCTGGGTGGCGCGCCGATCGACCGGCGCCGCAGCCGGTCGCGCGCGGCCCCGCCATCGTTGA
- the hemN gene encoding oxygen-independent coproporphyrinogen III oxidase yields the protein MPRPRPDPWGTLLALIGIKDGAGIRAEDSAMQRYIPDLASRSVPRYTSYPTAAEFRGDVGAAQQRDAIAAIAPGSPVSLYVHIPYCRQICWYCGCNTGPVGRGQRLTAYLAALEAEIAAVAPLLRGQVVTIHFGGGSPNALPPAGFAALVATLRANFGGAATATIAVELDPRDMDRAYAEALAAAGVTRVSLGVQTFAPRVQALINRIQPYEAVAQVVADLRAAGIAEINFDLMYGLPGQTLRDIGETLDLALGLSPSRVAMFGYAHMPRLLGRQRMIDTAALPDAAARFTQSVLAFDRLGQAGYVAIGFDHFARPTDSIAIAAEAGHLRRNFQGFTDEPADAIIGLGASAISQFDGLLVQNEKHVGDYRDLVGAGGLAGVRGIVRTADDQLRGTIIERLLCDGTVDVAAVAIAHGAKPCAFASALPALQQFGRLGVATLSGWRVSVPPDARAYARLVASAFDIYRQPDRQRFSQAI from the coding sequence GTGCCGAGGCCGCGTCCTGATCCCTGGGGGACGCTGCTGGCTTTGATCGGGATCAAGGACGGCGCGGGCATCCGGGCGGAAGACAGCGCCATGCAGCGCTATATTCCCGATCTCGCGAGCCGCTCCGTACCGCGCTATACCAGCTATCCCACGGCGGCGGAGTTCAGGGGCGATGTCGGCGCCGCGCAGCAGCGCGACGCGATCGCGGCGATCGCGCCCGGATCGCCGGTCTCGCTCTACGTCCACATCCCCTATTGCCGCCAGATCTGCTGGTATTGCGGCTGCAACACCGGCCCGGTCGGGCGCGGGCAGCGGCTGACCGCCTATCTCGCCGCGCTGGAGGCGGAGATCGCGGCCGTCGCGCCGCTGTTGCGCGGGCAGGTCGTCACCATCCATTTCGGCGGGGGCAGCCCCAATGCGCTGCCGCCGGCGGGCTTTGCGGCATTGGTCGCTACGCTTCGGGCGAACTTCGGTGGAGCGGCCACCGCGACGATCGCGGTCGAGCTCGACCCGCGCGACATGGACCGGGCCTATGCGGAGGCCCTGGCGGCGGCCGGCGTCACCCGCGTCAGCCTCGGCGTGCAGACCTTCGCGCCGCGCGTGCAGGCGCTGATCAACCGCATCCAGCCTTATGAGGCGGTGGCGCAGGTGGTGGCCGATCTGCGCGCGGCCGGCATCGCCGAGATCAACTTCGATCTGATGTACGGCCTGCCCGGCCAGACCCTGCGCGACATCGGGGAGACGCTGGACCTCGCGCTCGGCCTCTCCCCCAGCCGTGTCGCGATGTTCGGCTATGCGCATATGCCACGCCTGCTCGGCCGCCAGCGGATGATCGACACCGCCGCGCTACCCGATGCGGCGGCGCGCTTCACCCAGAGCGTGCTGGCATTCGATCGGCTCGGGCAGGCCGGCTATGTCGCGATCGGCTTCGATCATTTCGCGCGGCCGACGGACAGCATCGCCATTGCCGCCGAAGCCGGGCATTTGCGCCGCAATTTCCAGGGCTTCACCGATGAACCGGCCGATGCGATCATCGGCCTCGGTGCATCCGCGATCAGCCAGTTCGACGGCCTGCTGGTGCAGAATGAGAAGCATGTCGGCGATTATCGCGATCTCGTCGGTGCCGGTGGCTTGGCCGGGGTGCGCGGCATCGTGCGCACCGCCGACGATCAGCTGCGCGGCACGATCATCGAGCGGCTGCTGTGCGACGGGACGGTCGACGTCGCCGCGGTCGCGATAGCGCATGGCGCGAAGCCCTGCGCCTTCGCCAGCGCGTTGCCCGCGCTCCAGCAATTCGGCCGGCTCGGCGTCGCGACGCTGTCGGGCTGGCGGGTGAGCGTGCCGCCCGATGCGCGGGCCTATGCGCGGCTCGTCGCCAGCGCCTTCGACATCTATCGGCAGCCGGATCGGCAGCGTTTCAGCCAGGCAATATAA
- the rpsR gene encoding 30S ribosomal protein S18 yields the protein MARPFFRRRKSCPFSAKDAPRIDYKDVRLLQGFVSERGKIVPSRITAVSAKKQRELAREIKRARHLGLLPYVVK from the coding sequence ATGGCACGCCCATTCTTCCGCCGCCGCAAGAGCTGCCCCTTCTCCGCGAAGGACGCTCCCCGGATCGATTACAAGGACGTCCGTCTGCTCCAGGGCTTCGTGTCCGAGCGCGGCAAGATCGTCCCCAGCCGCATCACGGCTGTGTCCGCCAAGAAGCAGCGTGAGCTGGCCCGCGAGATCAAGCGCGCGCGCCACCTCGGCCTGCTCCCCTACGTCGTCAAGTAA
- a CDS encoding cytochrome ubiquinol oxidase subunit I encodes MPIEAGVIDLSRLQFALTALYHFLFVPLTLGMSFMLVIMESVYVMTNRPIWRVITRFWGKLFGINFVLGVATGLTMEFQFGTNWSYFSHYAGDIFGAPLAIEGLMAFFLEATMVGVMFFGWGRMSKLAHLIVTFLVALGTNLSAVWILIANGWMQNPVGATFNPETMRMEVSDFGQVLFNPIAQAKFVHTVSAGYVCASVFVLAISAFYLLRGRWVNVARRSMVVAAAFGLASSLSVVVLGDESGYALTDNQKMKLAAIEAAWHTAPAPAGITLVGWPDVHARTTRYSVEVPWVLGLIATRSLDKEVTGMSELVLKAQERISSGVIAYDAVQQLKRDPANVAERARFELHKRDLGYALLLKRHVADPRMASPQLIAATAWDVVPNVPLMFWAFRTMAFIGFYMIALFATAFVLASTRRHDRTRWFLKLALFSLPLPWVAIELGWVLAEVGRQPWAIDGVLPTFLASSSLTRGMLWTTIVGFTALYGTMAVIEVRLMLASIRKGPFEHGEDHAEDGGFGPGIPPASPPASPPVTPLTA; translated from the coding sequence ATGCCCATTGAAGCAGGTGTCATCGACCTGTCGCGGCTCCAGTTCGCGCTGACCGCCCTCTATCACTTCCTGTTCGTGCCGCTGACGCTCGGGATGAGCTTCATGCTCGTCATCATGGAGTCGGTGTATGTGATGACCAATCGGCCGATCTGGCGCGTCATCACGCGCTTTTGGGGAAAGCTGTTCGGCATCAACTTCGTGCTGGGCGTCGCGACCGGGCTGACCATGGAATTCCAGTTCGGCACCAACTGGTCCTATTTCTCGCATTATGCCGGGGACATCTTCGGTGCGCCGCTGGCGATCGAGGGCCTGATGGCCTTCTTCCTGGAGGCGACGATGGTCGGCGTGATGTTCTTCGGCTGGGGCCGGATGAGCAAGCTCGCGCATCTGATCGTCACCTTCCTGGTGGCGCTCGGCACCAATTTGTCGGCGGTATGGATCCTGATCGCCAATGGCTGGATGCAGAATCCGGTCGGCGCGACCTTCAATCCCGAGACCATGCGGATGGAGGTGAGCGATTTCGGGCAGGTGCTGTTCAACCCGATCGCGCAGGCCAAGTTCGTCCACACCGTCAGCGCCGGCTATGTCTGCGCCTCGGTGTTCGTGCTGGCGATCTCCGCCTTCTATCTGTTGCGTGGCCGCTGGGTGAACGTCGCCCGGCGTTCGATGGTGGTGGCGGCCGCGTTCGGCCTCGCCTCCTCGCTGTCGGTGGTCGTGCTCGGCGACGAGAGCGGCTATGCGCTCACCGACAACCAGAAGATGAAGCTCGCCGCGATCGAGGCGGCCTGGCACACCGCGCCGGCACCGGCCGGCATCACCCTGGTCGGCTGGCCCGACGTCCATGCCCGCACCACCCGCTATTCGGTGGAGGTGCCCTGGGTGCTCGGCCTGATCGCGACCCGCAGCCTCGACAAGGAGGTGACGGGCATGTCCGAACTGGTGCTGAAGGCGCAGGAGCGGATCAGCTCGGGCGTGATCGCCTATGATGCGGTGCAGCAGCTCAAGCGCGATCCCGCCAATGTCGCGGAGCGCGCCCGGTTCGAGCTGCACAAGCGCGATCTCGGCTATGCGCTGCTGCTCAAGCGCCACGTCGCCGATCCGCGCATGGCCAGCCCGCAGCTAATCGCCGCGACCGCATGGGACGTGGTGCCGAACGTGCCGCTGATGTTCTGGGCGTTCCGGACCATGGCGTTCATCGGTTTCTACATGATCGCGCTGTTCGCCACCGCCTTCGTGCTGGCCAGCACCCGCCGGCATGACCGCACCCGCTGGTTCCTGAAGCTCGCTTTGTTCTCGTTGCCGCTGCCCTGGGTGGCGATCGAACTGGGCTGGGTGCTGGCCGAGGTCGGCCGCCAGCCCTGGGCGATCGACGGCGTGCTGCCGACCTTCCTGGCGAGTTCGTCGCTCACCCGCGGGATGTTGTGGACGACGATCGTCGGCTTCACCGCGCTGTACGGCACGATGGCGGTGATCGAGGTGCGGCTGATGCTGGCGTCGATCCGCAAGGGGCCGTTCGAGCATGGGGAGGACCATGCCGAGGATGGCGGGTTCGGACCCGGCATCCCGCCCGCCAGCCCGCCCGCCAGCCCGCCCGTCACGCCGCTCACCGCCTGA
- a CDS encoding cell wall hydrolase: MSGALSAAPSLADAPAPRLSYTLVGLDSAEALSWSHGRAAAPFSAAAPSRAPSRAVRAPTASDGDLACLATAIYYEARSEAEDGQRAVAQVVLNRVNRPSFARSVCGVVHQRGATGCQFKFFCDGSLREPRENRAWSTALRIARSALGGDIFPRIGAATFYHTAAVSPGWSQRLTRVAVIGAHIFYSARIG, from the coding sequence GTGTCGGGCGCCCTCTCGGCCGCCCCGTCGCTCGCCGACGCACCGGCACCGCGCCTGTCCTACACGCTGGTCGGGCTGGACAGCGCCGAGGCGTTGTCCTGGTCGCACGGCAGGGCCGCCGCGCCTTTCTCCGCCGCTGCCCCATCGCGAGCGCCTTCGCGCGCCGTCCGCGCCCCCACCGCGAGCGACGGCGACCTCGCCTGCCTCGCCACCGCCATCTATTATGAAGCCCGCTCCGAGGCCGAAGACGGCCAGCGTGCGGTCGCGCAGGTCGTGCTCAACCGGGTCAACCGGCCCTCGTTCGCCCGCAGCGTCTGCGGCGTCGTCCACCAGCGGGGGGCGACCGGATGCCAGTTCAAATTCTTCTGCGACGGCTCCTTGCGCGAGCCTCGGGAGAATCGCGCATGGTCCACCGCCCTGCGGATCGCGCGCTCGGCGCTGGGCGGCGACATCTTCCCGCGGATCGGCGCGGCCACCTTCTACCATACCGCCGCGGTATCGCCGGGCTGGTCCCAGCGCCTGACCCGCGTCGCGGTGATCGGCGCGCATATCTTCTATAGTGCCCGGATCGGTTGA
- a CDS encoding Crp/Fnr family transcriptional regulator — MAVTEICVDCAVRDQALCGSLTDAELGALNRLGRRQTIARGETVIWAGDESIICGNLLEGVLKLSASSSDGREQIVGLLYPADFVGRPYADDADFTVTALTDAELCVFPRKTFEGLLEDHVRMERLLLQRTFAALGEARSRMLMLARSSAEERVASFLLGMADRAGSASCRAMPDGPVTFDLPLTRGQVADVLGLTIETVSRQMTKLKAAGVISLPGGRAVTLRDRDALRARAEAAS, encoded by the coding sequence ATGGCAGTCACCGAGATATGTGTGGATTGCGCCGTGCGCGATCAGGCCCTGTGCGGAAGCCTCACCGATGCCGAGTTGGGCGCGCTCAACCGGCTGGGCCGACGACAGACCATCGCCCGCGGCGAAACGGTGATCTGGGCAGGCGACGAAAGCATCATCTGCGGTAATTTGCTGGAAGGCGTGCTCAAGCTCAGCGCGTCGAGTTCCGATGGCCGCGAGCAGATCGTCGGCTTGCTCTACCCCGCCGATTTCGTCGGCCGGCCTTATGCCGACGATGCCGATTTCACCGTCACGGCGCTGACCGATGCCGAATTGTGCGTGTTCCCCCGCAAGACCTTCGAGGGTCTGCTCGAGGATCATGTGCGGATGGAGCGGCTGTTGCTCCAGCGGACCTTCGCGGCGCTGGGCGAGGCGCGGTCGCGAATGCTGATGCTGGCCCGCAGCTCGGCGGAGGAGCGGGTGGCGAGCTTCCTGCTCGGCATGGCGGATCGTGCGGGCAGTGCCAGCTGCCGGGCGATGCCGGACGGCCCCGTGACCTTCGATCTGCCGCTGACCCGCGGCCAGGTGGCGGACGTGCTGGGCCTGACCATCGAGACGGTCAGCCGCCAGATGACCAAGCTGAAGGCGGCCGGCGTGATCAGCCTGCCGGGCGGGCGGGCGGTCACCCTGCGCGATCGTGACGCCCTGCGCGCGCGTGCCGAGGCCGCGTCCTGA
- the rplI gene encoding 50S ribosomal protein L9: MEVILLERVEKLGAIGDVVTVKNGYARNFLLPNKKALRSNNANRKVFEANRAHIEAENAKKRETAVTESKDIDGKTLTLIRQASNVGQLYGSVSARDLAELLHADGAHVTKAQIVLDKPIKSIGLHDVRVTLHPEVSVTVKVNVARSPEEAELQAQGVDVMTEMFERDEAGFTEDYDPNAEPGATAEVSRDEDEQAEA, translated from the coding sequence ATGGAAGTGATTCTGCTGGAACGCGTCGAGAAGCTCGGCGCCATCGGCGACGTCGTCACCGTGAAGAACGGCTATGCCCGTAACTTCCTGCTGCCGAACAAGAAGGCGCTGCGCTCGAACAACGCCAACCGCAAGGTGTTCGAGGCGAACCGCGCGCACATCGAGGCTGAAAATGCCAAGAAGCGCGAAACCGCCGTCACCGAGTCGAAGGACATCGACGGCAAGACCCTGACGCTCATCCGTCAGGCGTCGAACGTCGGCCAGCTCTACGGGTCGGTTTCGGCCCGCGATCTCGCCGAGCTGCTGCACGCCGATGGCGCGCATGTCACCAAGGCACAGATCGTGCTGGACAAGCCGATCAAGTCGATCGGCCTGCACGACGTCCGCGTGACGCTGCACCCCGAGGTCTCGGTGACCGTCAAGGTCAACGTCGCCCGTTCGCCCGAGGAGGCCGAACTCCAGGCCCAGGGCGTCGACGTGATGACCGAGATGTTCGAGCGTGACGAAGCCGGCTTCACTGAGGATTACGATCCCAACGCCGAGCCGGGCGCCACCGCCGAAGTCAGCCGCGACGAGGACGAGCAGGCCGAAGCCTGA
- the ubiM gene encoding 5-demethoxyubiquinol-8 5-hydroxylase UbiM: protein MKTIESDIVIAGAGPAGLAFARSLAGSGLSVALIERQSLPGLAHPASDGREIALTHHSVGILRDLGAWEHIDPADIAPLRGARVLNGGSPFALSFDPEEDGGELGQLVSNHHIRRALFRSVVEQPQLHFLAGTGVISVKAGRTGVTVMLSDGRRWRSRLLVAADSRFSAVRTALGIGAEINRLGRSMMVCRVDHERDHAGLATEWFAHGQTIAMLPLNGRTSSAVLTASADEIGMLETLDRETLGREITRRYESRLGTMRVVDGPHVYPLATTWARHFAATRAALIGDAAVGMHPVTAHGFNLGLRGQKTLATLVRDAAGRGGDIASPWLLRRYEVAHRLASRPLYAATNLLVRLYTDERSPARLARHMVLRAGNRLPLVRGGITQLLMQD from the coding sequence ATGAAGACCATCGAAAGCGACATCGTCATCGCCGGCGCCGGGCCGGCCGGGCTCGCCTTTGCGCGCTCGCTCGCGGGGAGCGGCCTGTCGGTCGCGCTGATCGAGCGGCAGAGCCTGCCAGGCCTGGCGCATCCGGCGAGCGACGGGCGCGAGATCGCGCTGACCCACCATTCGGTCGGCATCCTGCGCGATCTCGGCGCATGGGAGCATATCGATCCGGCGGACATCGCCCCGCTGCGCGGCGCCCGCGTGCTGAACGGCGGCTCACCCTTCGCGCTGTCGTTCGATCCGGAGGAGGACGGTGGCGAATTGGGGCAGCTGGTCTCCAACCACCATATCCGGCGGGCGCTGTTCCGGAGCGTGGTGGAGCAGCCGCAGCTGCATTTCCTCGCCGGGACCGGGGTGATCTCGGTCAAGGCCGGCCGTACCGGCGTGACCGTCATGCTCAGCGACGGCCGGCGCTGGCGATCCCGGCTGCTGGTCGCCGCCGATTCCCGCTTTTCCGCAGTCCGCACCGCACTCGGCATCGGCGCGGAGATCAACCGGCTCGGGCGCTCGATGATGGTCTGTCGTGTCGATCATGAGCGCGATCACGCGGGCCTCGCGACCGAATGGTTCGCCCATGGCCAGACGATCGCGATGCTGCCGCTGAACGGGCGCACCTCGTCGGCGGTGCTGACCGCCTCGGCCGACGAGATCGGGATGCTCGAGACGCTCGATCGCGAGACCCTGGGGAGAGAGATCACCCGCCGCTACGAGTCCCGGCTGGGGACCATGCGGGTGGTCGACGGGCCGCATGTCTATCCGCTGGCGACGACCTGGGCGCGGCATTTCGCGGCGACCCGCGCGGCGCTGATTGGCGATGCGGCGGTGGGGATGCACCCTGTCACCGCCCATGGCTTCAATCTCGGCCTGCGCGGGCAGAAGACGCTGGCCACGCTGGTCCGCGATGCGGCGGGGCGGGGCGGGGACATCGCCTCGCCCTGGCTGCTGCGCCGCTACGAGGTGGCGCACCGGCTGGCGAGCCGCCCGCTTTATGCCGCCACCAATCTGCTCGTCCGCCTCTACACCGACGAGCGGTCGCCGGCCCGGCTGGCCCGCCACATGGTATTGCGCGCCGGCAACCGCCTCCCGCTGGTCCGCGGCGGTATCACCCAGTTGCTGATGCAGGATTGA
- the rpsF gene encoding 30S ribosomal protein S6, translating into MALYEHVFLARQDLAQAQVDAMVENATQIIEGLGGKIVKNEAWGLRGLAYKIAKNRKAHYVMLEIDGPSAAIAELERQISINEDIIRYMTVRVDEHEAGPSAMMRRNERDRGDRGDRGSRGGDRGDRGPRRDRDEAPRDAA; encoded by the coding sequence ATGGCTCTGTACGAGCATGTGTTTCTCGCGCGTCAGGATCTCGCCCAGGCGCAGGTCGACGCAATGGTGGAAAACGCCACGCAGATCATCGAAGGACTTGGCGGCAAGATCGTCAAGAACGAAGCCTGGGGCCTGCGCGGCCTGGCTTACAAGATCGCCAAGAACCGCAAGGCGCATTATGTGATGCTCGAGATTGACGGCCCCTCCGCCGCGATCGCCGAGCTGGAGCGCCAGATCTCGATCAACGAGGACATCATCCGCTACATGACCGTCCGCGTGGACGAGCATGAGGCCGGCCCGTCGGCGATGATGCGCCGTAACGAGCGCGATCGCGGCGACCGTGGTGATCGTGGCAGCCGTGGTGGTGATCGTGGCGACCGTGGCCCCCGTCGCGACCGCGACGAAGCCCCGCGCGACGCCGCCTGA